Part of the Labrenzia sp. PHM005 genome is shown below.
GGCTGAGCACAAACGACGGATCGCCAGGCCGGTTTTTCGAGTTTGTGCGCTTCGATTCCCCCTACCAGCTCTTTCTGGGGGATGTGTCTCAGATCTTCAATTTCGAGATGGCCGGTGCAGATATCGAGATTGCTGAGACCGCCGATAGACCGGGCGGGAAGGGATCGGAGTATTTCCAGCTTCCCTCCGATATCATCAACATGCCGGTGTTCGATACGTTGAAATTGTCCGACGTCACCTTTCATTATGTCGGTGCGACCGTTGGCTGGGATGAAACCCTTCATATTCAAACTCTGCAGATCGCACCTGCGGCCACTGCCGGAGAGCTCGCGATTATTTTTGATGCCGTGCTCAATGGAACTCCGCTGAAAATCTCCGGAGAGATCGCCCGGCCGCCAGATGGCGGGCCTTTAAAGGCAGGGCGCTTTGACCTCAATCTTCAGTTTCCTGGGCTGAGCACCAAAGTGTCCGGGACAATCGATACGTCAACAGAGGTTGCCGGTGTTGAGGGACGTGTCGAATGGGTCTCACCATCTTTGTCCGAAGCATTGGCCTCAGCAGGGATTACCAGTGAACTTGACGGTACCATCAATGCATCTTGGCAATTTTCGGGAACGCTCGATGCGCTAACGATCTCGCACATCGATATTGCTTTTGCCGGTCAGCATGAAGATCGTGTCCGGGTGTCCGGAGCGATTGAAAATGCGAGCATCGATCCAGTGCTTGATCTGGCGTTTGATGCATCGCTTGTTCCCATGGCGCATCCTGACAATGAATTGGCAATTGATGTCTTGGGTCTTTCTGGTGAGGTCCGCGGTCCGCTCAACGGCCTGGCGGTTGACAACGCCCAGCTGAAAACCAGCGCGGCTATTTTGGACATCGAAACGATTGGCCCAATCACCGTGGGCCGGATTGCAAAACAGGACGATGGCCGCATTAGCTTGGAAGAGCTGGTCATCAAAGATGGACCGCTGGAAAAACCCCATCTTGTCCTTTCCGGGCAAGTTGCCGACGTCATTGGGCTCACCGGTATCACCCTTTCCGGGAATTTCCAGTTTCCTGTGGCGCTGCTGTTGGAACCCAACGTGTCGCCCAAGCCGGATCTTGGCACCCTTGAAGGGGTCATCGAAATTAGCGATACGGCGAGCTGGCTTGGGCTTGAAACGCTCCAGGGGGCTGTGGTGGGGACGGATCTGCTCGATCTCAGCTTTGCGCTGACCGTGCCTGAACTTCGCCATGTCGATAAGTTGGCGTTTTCAACCGAGCTCAAAATTCCCGATCCTGCAGAATTGCTGAGATCAGGATTGATTGAGCCCGATCGGGAGTTACCGGCCATATCGTTCACAGGGGAAAGTTCATTGGATGCCGGACAGTTGGGTTTGGTCGGCGCTCTTGCATCCGGGTCCAGCCAGATTGAAGCGGACTTGTCCATGGGTTTTCAATCACAAGAAAACGTGTGGCTTTTGCAGGGCGGCATTTCCTCAGATGCCATAGATCTCTCCGAGATTTCCGGATTGGCTGATTTCGTTGAACTCGGGCTGGCGGGGCCCAAGGATGCGGTTTCGCTGACAGATGGGATTGCATCCAACGTCAAGGTTGATGTCGGTGTTGCGGCCAAAAGCCTTGTGTCCGGCAAGAAGAAAGCGGGGAACATTTCCGCGAATGTCCATTTTGAAAATGACATCCTGAAAGTTGCCGATCTCTCTATGGCGTATATTGGCGGCTTGGTGAAAGGCGATTTTGGCGTTGACTTTACCCAAGAAGCTGCACGCGGTTTTGCCAAAGGCCGGATGGAAAAATTTCCGCTGCGCAGCTTGATGACAGAGCTCGGTCTGGCCGCGCCGATTACCAGCACGGTCTACGCCAGTTTTGATCTATCTGGCGCGATGGGGTCTGAACGGGATCTCTTACGCACGCTGACTGGAAAACTGACAACGTCGCTCTGGGGCGGACACCTTCCCGACCGGATCGTGGAGTTGAGCGGATTGAGCGCTTTCACCTGGCTAGTGTCTGGATCGGGCGACAAGCGCGCAAAGCTGGTGTGCGCGGTGTTGCCTTTGCGTTTTAAGTCCGGCAGAGCGTCAGGAAATGCGTTGGTGGTGGAGACCGCAAATGTTCAGATCGTCGGTGGAGGATCTATTGATTTCCGCAACGGCGCACTGAACCTCGCCTTTCTGCCGCGGGCAAAGAAGAAGCAGCTGGTCCAGATCGTGTCACCCTTTGAAATCAAGGGAACACTCAAATCCCCCGAGTTGATCGTTAAAGAGGCAGGTGCCGGCCGGGCTGTTGGGGAAGTGTTGTCGTTGCCGCTCAATTTTCTGGGTCATATGTTCCGGGGATCGGGCGCCATCGACGAAAAGGCCCGTCCCTGTGTCATTCCGAAAAACTCCAAGCCGAAATAGGCGGCGCCGAGTGTCTACTGGGCCAGTCCCATGGCTTCCAGGTTGGCGATGGACGCAGGCAGACCGGACACATCGCGCAATTCGACGATCAGTCGCGGGTCACTGTTCAATCTGCCCAATTCCTTAAAGACCGAATGCCAGTTGATTGTGCCTTCGCCCAAGGTCCAGTGACGGTCTGCGTAACCGTCCGCGTCCTGCAAATGAATGTGGCGCAGGCGGTTGCCGGCAGCTTTGATGAAATAGTCGACCGGCGGAGCTCCGGTTGATCCATGAGCGTAATGCGCGTGCCCGGTGTCGATGGAAATTTTCACCGCATCCGAGCCGAAACTCTCGGCAAGCTCGAT
Proteins encoded:
- a CDS encoding AsmA-like C-terminal region-containing protein, yielding MMAAEHRAKRRTFLKVVRRVLIGLGGLIVIAGAVFAAVLTLDTFLPLRQAVAGQILTSQLDRNTQVKGAVAFDLGRVVTVRIEDAVVERLSTNDGSPGRFFEFVRFDSPYQLFLGDVSQIFNFEMAGADIEIAETADRPGGKGSEYFQLPSDIINMPVFDTLKLSDVTFHYVGATVGWDETLHIQTLQIAPAATAGELAIIFDAVLNGTPLKISGEIARPPDGGPLKAGRFDLNLQFPGLSTKVSGTIDTSTEVAGVEGRVEWVSPSLSEALASAGITSELDGTINASWQFSGTLDALTISHIDIAFAGQHEDRVRVSGAIENASIDPVLDLAFDASLVPMAHPDNELAIDVLGLSGEVRGPLNGLAVDNAQLKTSAAILDIETIGPITVGRIAKQDDGRISLEELVIKDGPLEKPHLVLSGQVADVIGLTGITLSGNFQFPVALLLEPNVSPKPDLGTLEGVIEISDTASWLGLETLQGAVVGTDLLDLSFALTVPELRHVDKLAFSTELKIPDPAELLRSGLIEPDRELPAISFTGESSLDAGQLGLVGALASGSSQIEADLSMGFQSQENVWLLQGGISSDAIDLSEISGLADFVELGLAGPKDAVSLTDGIASNVKVDVGVAAKSLVSGKKKAGNISANVHFENDILKVADLSMAYIGGLVKGDFGVDFTQEAARGFAKGRMEKFPLRSLMTELGLAAPITSTVYASFDLSGAMGSERDLLRTLTGKLTTSLWGGHLPDRIVELSGLSAFTWLVSGSGDKRAKLVCAVLPLRFKSGRASGNALVVETANVQIVGGGSIDFRNGALNLAFLPRAKKKQLVQIVSPFEIKGTLKSPELIVKEAGAGRAVGEVLSLPLNFLGHMFRGSGAIDEKARPCVIPKNSKPK